From Streptomyces griseorubiginosus, one genomic window encodes:
- the icmF gene encoding fused isobutyryl-CoA mutase/GTPase IcmF, whose translation MSDLHRPVHPVRLVTASALFDGHDASINIMRRIFQSQGAEVIHLGHNRSVREVVDAALEEDAHGVAVSSYQGGHVEYFEYLVASLRKQGAEHIRVVGGGGGVIVPDEIARLREGGVTIFSPEDGQRMGLAGMVNTVVRDCDFDLWDGKPADLTAVLTGDRFAVARAITGAELGKLPPEFLAELRTTAAARRVPVLGITGTGGSGKSSLTDELVRRFRVDQRDALRVAVIAVDPTRRRGGGALLGDRIRMNSLDGERVFFRSLATRGSRELPEHLSDVIDVVKAAGFDLVIVETPGIGQGDAAIVPFVDASLYVMTPEFGAASQLEKIDMLDFADVVAINKFERRGAKDALRDVGRQLVRNREAFGQRPEDMPVYGTSAATFNDDGVTALYQHLKNTLVEKGLALSEGALDPVDVRHSSGIRQVVPADRVRYLAEITDAVRGYHARTLQLAEQARRVQRLETVEGELADAGLDPEDVRSLLSEARRQLPYEITEQIANWPAVIASYSGDEQIVKVRDKEIRTKLTRESLSGNKIPRVALPRFADHGELVRFWRNENLPGRFPFTAGVFPFKRDGEDPARMFAGEGDPFRTNRRFKLLSEGQPATRLSTAFDSVTLYGRDPDERPDIYGKVGTSGVSVATLEDMKALYDGFDLVAPTTSVSMTINGPAPAVLAFFLNTAIDQQLERFRAEEGREPSPEEAAGLRAHALANVRGTVQADILKEDQGQNTCLFSTEFSLRMMADIQEWFIQQQVRNFYSVSISGYHIAEAGANPISQLAFTLANGFTYVEAYLARGMDVDDFAPNLSFFFSNGMDPEYSVLGRVARRIWAVAMKEKYGAGERSQKLKYHVQTSGRSLHAQEMDFNDIRTTLQALIAIYDNCNSLHTNAYDEAVTTPTEESVRRALAIQLIINREWGLAMNENPLQGSFIIDELTDLVEEQVLQEFERISERGGVLGAMETGYQRGRIQDESMLYEQRKHDGTLPLIGVNTFRNPHADTAEPGVVELARATEEEKQSQLERVRDFHTRHQDEARAALDALKDAAVRGENVFAVLMDATRVCSLQQITEAFFEVGGQYRRNV comes from the coding sequence ATGAGCGATCTGCACCGCCCCGTCCATCCTGTCCGCCTGGTCACCGCCTCGGCACTGTTCGACGGGCACGACGCCTCGATCAACATCATGCGGCGGATCTTCCAGTCGCAGGGCGCCGAGGTCATCCACCTCGGCCACAACCGGTCCGTGCGGGAGGTCGTGGACGCGGCGCTGGAGGAGGACGCGCACGGTGTGGCGGTCTCGTCCTACCAGGGCGGACACGTCGAGTACTTCGAGTACCTCGTCGCCTCGCTGCGCAAGCAGGGCGCGGAGCACATCCGGGTGGTGGGCGGCGGGGGCGGGGTCATCGTGCCCGACGAGATCGCCCGGCTCCGGGAGGGCGGGGTGACGATCTTCTCGCCGGAGGACGGCCAGCGGATGGGCCTCGCCGGGATGGTCAACACCGTCGTACGGGACTGCGACTTCGACCTGTGGGACGGCAAGCCCGCCGACCTCACCGCGGTCCTGACCGGCGACCGGTTCGCGGTCGCCCGGGCCATCACCGGCGCCGAACTCGGCAAGCTTCCCCCGGAGTTCCTCGCGGAACTGCGGACCACCGCGGCCGCGCGGCGCGTGCCGGTGCTCGGCATCACCGGCACCGGCGGCTCGGGCAAGTCGTCACTGACCGACGAGCTGGTGCGCCGGTTCCGGGTCGACCAGCGGGACGCCCTGCGCGTCGCCGTGATCGCCGTGGACCCGACCCGGCGCCGGGGCGGCGGCGCGCTGCTCGGCGACCGGATCCGGATGAACTCCCTCGACGGCGAGCGGGTGTTCTTCCGCAGCCTGGCCACCCGCGGCAGCCGCGAGCTGCCCGAGCACCTCTCCGACGTCATCGACGTGGTGAAGGCCGCCGGATTCGACCTGGTGATCGTGGAAACGCCCGGCATCGGCCAGGGCGACGCCGCGATCGTGCCGTTCGTCGACGCCTCGCTGTACGTGATGACACCGGAGTTCGGTGCCGCCTCGCAGCTGGAGAAGATCGACATGCTCGACTTCGCCGACGTGGTGGCCATCAACAAGTTCGAGCGGCGCGGCGCCAAGGACGCCCTGCGGGACGTGGGACGCCAACTCGTGCGCAACCGCGAGGCGTTCGGGCAGCGGCCCGAGGACATGCCGGTCTACGGCACCTCCGCGGCCACCTTCAACGACGACGGTGTCACCGCGCTCTACCAGCACCTGAAGAACACCCTGGTGGAGAAGGGGCTGGCGCTGTCCGAGGGGGCGCTGGACCCGGTGGACGTCCGCCACTCCTCCGGAATCCGCCAGGTGGTCCCCGCGGACCGGGTGCGCTACCTCGCCGAGATCACCGACGCCGTCCGCGGCTACCACGCCCGGACCCTGCAACTGGCCGAACAGGCAAGGCGGGTCCAGCGGCTGGAGACCGTCGAGGGCGAGCTCGCCGACGCCGGACTGGATCCCGAGGACGTGCGGTCCCTGCTGTCCGAGGCGCGCCGGCAGCTGCCGTACGAGATCACGGAACAGATCGCCAACTGGCCCGCCGTGATCGCCTCCTACTCCGGCGACGAGCAGATCGTGAAGGTCCGCGACAAGGAGATCCGCACCAAGCTGACCCGCGAGTCCCTCTCCGGCAACAAGATCCCCCGGGTCGCCCTGCCCCGCTTCGCCGACCACGGTGAGCTCGTACGGTTCTGGCGGAACGAGAACCTGCCCGGCCGATTCCCGTTCACGGCCGGGGTGTTCCCCTTCAAGCGCGACGGCGAGGACCCCGCGCGCATGTTCGCCGGCGAGGGCGACCCCTTCCGCACCAACCGCCGCTTCAAGCTCCTGTCCGAGGGCCAGCCGGCGACCCGCCTGTCCACCGCGTTCGACTCGGTGACGCTGTACGGCCGCGACCCCGACGAACGCCCCGACATCTACGGCAAGGTCGGCACCTCCGGGGTCTCCGTCGCCACGCTGGAGGACATGAAGGCGCTCTACGACGGCTTCGACCTCGTGGCGCCCACGACCTCCGTCTCCATGACGATCAACGGCCCGGCACCGGCCGTCCTGGCGTTCTTCCTCAACACCGCGATCGACCAGCAGCTGGAGCGGTTCCGCGCCGAGGAGGGTCGCGAGCCCTCGCCCGAGGAGGCGGCCGGACTGCGCGCGCACGCGCTGGCGAACGTCCGCGGCACCGTGCAGGCCGACATCCTCAAGGAGGACCAGGGCCAGAACACCTGCCTGTTCTCCACCGAGTTCAGCCTGCGGATGATGGCGGACATCCAGGAGTGGTTCATCCAGCAGCAGGTCCGCAACTTCTACTCGGTGTCCATCTCCGGCTACCACATCGCCGAAGCCGGCGCGAACCCCATCAGCCAGCTCGCCTTCACCCTCGCCAACGGATTCACCTACGTCGAGGCCTACCTCGCCCGCGGCATGGACGTCGACGACTTCGCGCCGAACCTGTCGTTCTTCTTCTCCAACGGCATGGACCCCGAGTACTCGGTACTCGGCCGGGTGGCCCGCCGCATCTGGGCGGTGGCGATGAAGGAGAAGTACGGCGCCGGTGAGCGCTCGCAGAAGCTGAAGTACCACGTCCAGACCTCCGGACGCTCCCTGCACGCCCAGGAGATGGACTTCAACGACATCCGCACCACCCTCCAGGCGCTCATCGCCATCTACGACAACTGCAACAGCCTGCACACCAATGCCTACGACGAGGCGGTGACCACCCCCACCGAGGAGTCGGTGCGCCGGGCCCTGGCCATCCAGCTGATCATCAACCGGGAGTGGGGCCTGGCGATGAACGAGAACCCCCTCCAGGGGTCGTTCATCATCGACGAACTCACCGACCTGGTCGAGGAGCAGGTCCTCCAGGAGTTCGAGCGCATCAGCGAACGCGGCGGGGTGCTCGGCGCGATGGAGACCGGCTACCAGCGCGGCCGCATCCAGGACGAGTCGATGCTCTACGAGCAGCGCAAGCACGACGGCACCCTGCCCCTGATCGGCGTCAACACCTTCCGCAACCCGCACGCCGACACCGCCGAGCCCGGCGTCGTCGAACTCGCCCGCGCCACCGAGGAGGAGAAGCAGTCCCAGCTGGAACGCGTACGGGACTTCCACACCCGCCACCAGGACGAGGCCCGGGCCGCCCTGGACGCCCTCAAGGACGCGGCGGTACGCGGCGAGAACGTGTTCGCGGTGCTCATGGACGCCACCCGCGTCTGCTCCCTCCAGCAGATCACCGAGGCCTTCTTCGAGGTGGGCGGCCAGTACCGCCGCAACGTCTGA
- a CDS encoding tautomerase enzyme gives MTIITVNTPKGRLTLEQRRELAGTLTDAVLVPEVGQLAPAARVGFQVHFVERERDMMAIGGRLLADAGPELDVMVIDVAVMDAAWHPDVRAEVIERVLAALAAACGLEKPAPAWWVTFRVIDEGSWGSSGGVLSVLPLLDSGVFTQERADAVRAALGG, from the coding sequence GTGACCATCATCACCGTGAACACCCCCAAGGGCCGCCTGACCCTGGAGCAGCGCCGCGAGCTGGCCGGGACGCTGACCGACGCGGTGCTCGTGCCCGAGGTGGGGCAGCTCGCCCCGGCCGCGCGCGTCGGCTTCCAGGTGCACTTCGTGGAGCGCGAGCGGGACATGATGGCCATCGGCGGGCGGCTGCTCGCGGACGCCGGGCCGGAGCTCGACGTGATGGTGATCGACGTGGCGGTCATGGACGCCGCCTGGCACCCGGACGTACGCGCCGAGGTCATCGAGCGGGTGCTGGCCGCGCTGGCCGCGGCCTGCGGGCTGGAGAAGCCGGCGCCCGCCTGGTGGGTCACCTTCCGTGTGATCGACGAGGGCAGCTGGGGATCGTCCGGCGGAGTGCTGTCCGTCCTGCCTTTGCTGGACAGCGGGGTGTTCACGCAGGAGCGGGCCGATGCCGTCCGTGCCGCGCTGGGCGGCTGA
- a CDS encoding TetR/AcrR family transcriptional regulator, which produces MTKPTPTPRERIVVGAADMISRRGLNATSIREMAKHARAPLGSTYHYFPEGKQQLATEAVRYTGEWVARVLRRELRAGPVQGLRAFLALWRKIVVDSDFRAGCPVLAVSIEEPATEEVPAPVRAAAEVFDSWEGLLADSLREHGVGPEQAAQLATLVVAAVEGTVAMCRAKRSTQPLDHTADQLQALILATIKG; this is translated from the coding sequence GTGACCAAGCCCACCCCGACGCCGCGTGAGCGGATCGTCGTCGGAGCCGCCGACATGATCAGCCGGCGCGGTCTGAACGCGACGAGCATCCGCGAGATGGCCAAGCACGCCAGGGCGCCGCTCGGCTCGACGTACCACTACTTCCCCGAGGGCAAGCAGCAGCTGGCCACGGAGGCCGTCCGGTACACGGGCGAGTGGGTCGCGCGCGTCCTGCGCAGGGAACTCCGGGCCGGACCCGTGCAGGGACTGCGGGCGTTCCTCGCCCTGTGGCGCAAGATCGTCGTGGACAGCGACTTCCGGGCCGGCTGTCCCGTACTCGCCGTGTCCATCGAGGAGCCCGCCACCGAGGAGGTCCCCGCCCCGGTGCGAGCCGCGGCGGAGGTCTTCGACAGCTGGGAGGGCCTGCTGGCCGACTCCCTGCGCGAGCACGGCGTCGGGCCCGAGCAGGCGGCGCAGTTGGCGACGCTGGTCGTCGCGGCCGTGGAGGGCACGGTGGCGATGTGCCGTGCCAAGCGCAGCACCCAGCCCTTGGACCACACGGCCGATCAGCTCCAGGCGCTGATCCTCGCCACGATCAAGGGCTGA
- a CDS encoding tautomerase family protein — protein sequence MPMIRLTAPAGALTVEGRAGVQKDLAAVLLRWEGAPDTAFFRAQAWSYLVELPEGAQTTAEDDAPRFLVEVTVPQGALSERRKSGLVEEATKTVLAAAGLSAEEAPRVWVLVHEQPDGTWGAGGSVIRYADLVAFAQQGRNDA from the coding sequence ATGCCGATGATCCGCCTCACCGCCCCCGCCGGTGCCCTGACCGTGGAGGGTCGCGCCGGCGTCCAGAAGGACCTCGCTGCCGTACTGCTCCGCTGGGAGGGCGCACCCGACACCGCGTTCTTCCGTGCCCAGGCCTGGAGTTACCTCGTCGAACTGCCGGAGGGCGCCCAGACCACCGCCGAGGACGACGCCCCGCGCTTCCTGGTCGAGGTCACCGTCCCGCAGGGCGCCCTCTCCGAGCGCCGGAAGTCGGGCCTCGTCGAGGAGGCGACGAAGACGGTCCTGGCCGCCGCCGGACTCTCGGCGGAGGAGGCCCCGCGGGTGTGGGTCCTCGTGCACGAACAGCCCGACGGCACGTGGGGCGCGGGCGGTTCCGTGATCCGTTACGCCGACCTCGTGGCCTTCGCGCAGCAGGGGAGGAACGATGCGTGA